A single window of Halobacillus naozhouensis DNA harbors:
- a CDS encoding Gfo/Idh/MocA family protein, with translation MRVAIIGGGDVAETKHLPNYRSYEGVEVVAVLNRREEKARSFAERNQIAHAYTDLEDMLSTEKPDIVSVCTPNKYHYHHVMEALRANCHVLCEKPPSIAASEAKEMNDLAKEKNLVLAYNFQHRFSEETAMLRNKVQEGMLGGIYYAKLSALRRSGVPGWGNFISKDLQGGGPLIDIGIHMLDSAFFIMGFPEVKKVTANMFQKIGPYKSEGSFGTWNPEKYEVEDSLFGTIELKNGGLIQIDTSFALHMKQTKKLNIEFAGDQAGATLYPLEIYTDEKGELVSLYEKGPADTDDRERLSIHSFIHKCLGSQEEWITNGAEGYEIQKLVEALYRSAEIGESIYL, from the coding sequence ATGAGGGTCGCGATCATTGGTGGCGGGGACGTAGCCGAGACGAAACACCTTCCGAATTACCGGAGTTATGAAGGTGTTGAAGTCGTTGCTGTACTAAACAGAAGGGAAGAGAAGGCTCGTTCATTCGCTGAGCGCAATCAAATTGCTCATGCCTACACGGACCTGGAAGACATGCTGAGTACGGAAAAGCCGGATATCGTCAGTGTCTGCACACCAAATAAATATCATTACCATCATGTGATGGAAGCCCTAAGAGCGAATTGTCATGTCCTTTGTGAGAAACCTCCGAGTATAGCTGCTTCTGAGGCCAAAGAAATGAATGACCTGGCGAAAGAGAAAAACTTGGTGCTAGCTTATAATTTTCAACATCGTTTCTCAGAGGAAACGGCTATGCTGCGTAACAAAGTTCAAGAAGGGATGCTTGGTGGGATCTATTACGCCAAGCTCTCTGCTTTAAGAAGGTCCGGCGTACCAGGCTGGGGAAATTTTATTAGTAAAGACCTTCAAGGGGGCGGCCCATTAATCGATATAGGCATACATATGCTGGATAGCGCGTTTTTCATCATGGGATTTCCAGAAGTAAAAAAGGTAACGGCGAACATGTTTCAAAAGATTGGACCGTATAAATCAGAAGGTTCTTTTGGCACATGGAATCCTGAAAAATATGAGGTAGAAGACTCGCTGTTTGGCACGATTGAACTGAAGAATGGCGGCTTGATTCAAATCGATACTTCCTTTGCGCTTCATATGAAGCAAACGAAAAAGCTGAATATTGAGTTTGCGGGAGATCAAGCCGGGGCCACCTTGTATCCTTTAGAAATTTATACAGACGAGAAGGGGGAACTCGTATCCCTGTATGAAAAAGGCCCTGCAGATACAGATGACCGTGAACGACTTTCGATTCATTCTTTTATTCATAAATGCTTAGGGTCACAGGAAGAATGGATTACAAACGGTGCAGAAGGATATGAAATTCAGAAACTAGTTGAAGCGTTATACAGATCTGCTGAAATAGGAGAGAGTATTTATTTATGA
- a CDS encoding carbohydrate ABC transporter permease, giving the protein MFKVKRETSDGKLALILLLPSTLLILLLIGYPMLSNFYISFFEQPINPEFPAEFVGFENYIETLTNIDFYKSLGITLLYTLLVVVGSTALGLYVAIMFNRPFRFRKVARSLIILSYVTPSISLIFVWKYMFNSGYGIINYIGRDILHLFDRAPLWFDNPTSAFILVVLFAIWRYFPYAFIAFLAILQTISPTLYEAAEMDGANIWQKFKAVTLPAIMPVMLTVITLRTIWMFYMFEDVYLLTNKVNVLGVYLYETAFAFNDLGKASAISVILFLVISTLIIAIRKKVNLNASS; this is encoded by the coding sequence TTGTTTAAGGTCAAACGAGAAACGTCAGATGGAAAATTAGCCTTGATTTTATTATTACCGAGCACCCTTTTAATACTATTGCTAATTGGCTACCCCATGCTCTCTAACTTTTATATAAGCTTTTTTGAGCAGCCTATTAACCCTGAGTTTCCTGCAGAGTTTGTAGGGTTTGAAAACTACATAGAAACATTGACGAATATTGATTTTTATAAATCACTTGGTATCACTCTCCTATACACCCTGTTAGTGGTTGTGGGGAGTACAGCCCTGGGTCTTTATGTAGCCATCATGTTCAATCGGCCATTTCGATTTAGAAAGGTTGCACGTTCGCTGATCATTTTATCTTACGTCACTCCATCCATTTCACTGATCTTTGTCTGGAAGTATATGTTCAATAGTGGATACGGGATCATTAATTACATTGGCAGAGATATTTTGCATCTTTTTGATCGGGCCCCACTCTGGTTTGATAATCCTACCAGCGCTTTCATCCTTGTCGTGTTATTTGCGATTTGGAGGTACTTTCCTTATGCCTTTATCGCGTTCTTGGCCATTCTTCAAACGATATCACCTACTTTATATGAAGCAGCAGAAATGGATGGCGCAAATATTTGGCAAAAGTTTAAAGCGGTTACGTTACCTGCCATTATGCCGGTCATGCTTACGGTGATCACGTTAAGGACGATTTGGATGTTCTATATGTTTGAGGACGTCTATCTATTAACAAATAAAGTGAATGTACTAGGAGTCTATTTATATGAAACCGCGTTTGCCTTTAATGACTTAGGGAAAGCATCAGCGATTTCTGTCATCTTATTCTTAGTGATTAGTACATTAATTATTGCTATTAGGAAGAAGGTGAACTTAAATGCCAGCAGTTAA
- the betB gene encoding betaine-aldehyde dehydrogenase yields MELIKLDLKLKLQHYINGKWVGADSENTRTIINPFDQEVIAVVPEGDESNAKAAIAAAREAFDNGEWAFTPATERGVVVRKIAELIERDKEELAYLESLDTGKTVEESRGDMDDIAGVFRYFAELADKDGGELIDSPISNSISKVVHEPVGVCGQITPWNYPLLQASWKLAPALATGNTLIMKPSEITPLTTIKVFELIEEAGVPAGVANLVLGAGNTVGSELSNNEDVDLISFTGGIDTGKKIMQAASANVKKLALELGGKNPNVIFADADFETAVDQALNGVFFHAGQICSAGTRLIVEESIHDEFVQALVERVKEFKLGSGFEEDTQMGPLISAEHLAKVEKYVETGIEEGATVAVGGGRPEEPALQQGFFYLPTIFTDCTTDMRIVQDEGFGPIITVEKFTAEEDAVKLANDSIYGLAGGVFTNDIAKAERCAAKMRMGTVWINEFNLYFPHAPWGGFKQSGIGRELGRLGMEEYTETKHIFQNLKPEPINWF; encoded by the coding sequence ATGGAGTTGATTAAATTGGATCTGAAACTGAAGCTACAACATTATATTAATGGTAAATGGGTTGGCGCGGACTCTGAGAATACGCGTACGATTATTAATCCATTTGATCAGGAAGTTATTGCTGTTGTTCCCGAAGGTGATGAATCGAATGCAAAAGCAGCAATCGCTGCGGCAAGAGAAGCATTTGATAACGGGGAATGGGCTTTTACCCCAGCAACGGAGCGAGGGGTTGTTGTAAGGAAGATTGCTGAATTGATTGAAAGAGACAAAGAAGAACTTGCCTATTTAGAATCATTGGATACAGGCAAGACAGTAGAAGAAAGCCGCGGAGACATGGATGATATCGCAGGGGTATTTCGTTATTTCGCAGAACTTGCGGACAAAGACGGCGGGGAGCTGATCGACTCTCCGATATCAAACTCGATCAGTAAAGTGGTACATGAACCTGTAGGCGTCTGCGGACAAATTACACCATGGAATTATCCTTTACTACAAGCGTCCTGGAAATTGGCTCCAGCACTTGCAACGGGAAATACGTTAATCATGAAACCAAGTGAAATTACTCCGCTTACTACTATAAAAGTATTTGAACTGATAGAAGAAGCGGGTGTACCTGCCGGTGTTGCCAACTTAGTCCTTGGCGCGGGCAATACAGTAGGATCAGAGCTTTCCAATAACGAAGACGTAGACCTGATTTCTTTCACGGGCGGCATTGACACCGGGAAGAAAATTATGCAAGCGGCAAGCGCAAATGTGAAGAAGCTCGCCCTTGAGCTGGGCGGAAAAAACCCGAATGTCATCTTTGCTGATGCTGACTTTGAAACAGCAGTCGATCAAGCATTAAACGGAGTTTTCTTCCACGCAGGACAAATCTGTTCCGCTGGTACAAGGCTGATTGTAGAAGAAAGCATTCACGATGAGTTCGTTCAGGCGCTTGTAGAGCGAGTGAAAGAATTTAAGCTGGGAAGCGGATTTGAAGAAGATACCCAAATGGGACCGCTTATTTCAGCTGAACATCTTGCAAAAGTAGAAAAATATGTAGAAACAGGGATCGAAGAAGGGGCAACAGTTGCCGTTGGCGGCGGACGCCCAGAAGAGCCTGCGTTACAACAAGGATTTTTCTATCTGCCTACGATCTTCACAGACTGCACAACAGACATGAGGATCGTTCAAGACGAAGGATTTGGTCCCATTATTACGGTTGAAAAATTCACTGCCGAAGAAGATGCCGTAAAGCTTGCGAATGACTCGATCTATGGATTGGCTGGCGGCGTGTTTACAAATGATATTGCAAAAGCGGAACGCTGTGCAGCGAAGATGCGCATGGGGACGGTTTGGATTAATGAATTCAACCTTTATTTCCCACACGCCCCTTGGGGTGGATTTAAGCAGTCTGGTATCGGCCGCGAGCTAGGCAGACTAGGTATGGAAGAATATACAGAAACAAAGCATATTTTCCAAAACCTTAAACCAGAGCCTATCAATTGGTTCTAA
- a CDS encoding LacI family DNA-binding transcriptional regulator has translation MNPTIYDIAKAANVSKSTVSRVLNNNPNISAKSKDKVQKAIKELNYQPSKIARGLSSGFDAILVVSRSTTTTKNNPFFSEILHVISKFSDQEDYDVILQTSQNDVEEIKRCIAKTASKIVKGIIMLSSPSDEDYFKEIDKFNIPTIVIGKVVGEYQNIYSVDTNNFLDSYNLVQYMIDLGHKDIACLYSPQEYHVSIDRLEGYKQCLKDNNIPVQDELMINCGFTMNEAYENSQKLFDNQRLPTAIFATDDLKLLSLYKNLDEHGISTPSDILIGGYSNTEITSFLFPSIIQIENPTNDLGEVATKHLFKIIKNKDVNDRTVIIPTTRTVQGSKYRTQPFPK, from the coding sequence ATGAATCCAACGATCTACGATATAGCAAAGGCTGCAAACGTATCAAAGTCGACTGTATCTAGAGTCTTAAATAATAACCCTAATATATCTGCTAAGAGCAAAGATAAAGTACAAAAAGCGATTAAAGAACTGAATTACCAGCCAAGTAAAATTGCCCGCGGACTTTCTTCGGGTTTCGATGCTATTCTTGTCGTTTCAAGGTCAACGACCACAACTAAAAACAACCCTTTCTTCTCTGAGATTCTTCACGTCATATCGAAGTTTTCTGACCAGGAAGATTATGATGTTATCCTCCAGACCTCCCAAAATGACGTGGAAGAAATCAAACGTTGTATAGCAAAAACGGCTTCCAAAATTGTAAAGGGCATTATTATGCTAAGCTCTCCGTCTGATGAAGATTACTTTAAAGAAATCGATAAGTTTAACATTCCCACGATTGTCATCGGGAAAGTTGTCGGGGAGTATCAAAACATATACTCTGTCGATACGAATAACTTTTTAGACAGCTATAACCTCGTCCAATATATGATCGATTTAGGGCATAAGGATATTGCATGTCTGTATTCACCACAGGAGTATCATGTGTCGATTGATCGATTAGAAGGCTATAAACAATGTCTTAAAGATAACAACATCCCTGTTCAAGATGAGCTCATGATCAACTGCGGTTTTACCATGAACGAAGCTTACGAAAATTCCCAAAAGCTTTTCGATAATCAAAGACTGCCGACAGCTATCTTTGCTACAGATGATCTCAAACTACTTAGCTTATATAAGAATTTAGATGAGCATGGAATTTCGACTCCATCGGATATTCTTATTGGCGGCTACAGCAATACAGAGATCACATCTTTCTTATTCCCATCTATTATCCAGATTGAAAACCCAACTAATGATCTTGGAGAAGTGGCAACGAAACACTTGTTTAAGATTATTAAAAACAAAGATGTAAATGATCGCACGGTTATCATTCCTACAACACGGACTGTCCAAGGATCGAAATATAGAACGCAGCCGTTCCCGAAATAG
- the betA gene encoding choline dehydrogenase yields the protein MTETYDIVIVGGGSAGSVLGDRLSEDGNKSVLVLEAGRSDYSWDLLIQMPAALPFPAGKSLYDWKYESDPEPYMNGRRIKHARGKLLGGSSSINGMIYQRGNPMDYERWGADEGMGTWDFAHCLPYFKRLENALGSRDDELRGHDGPVKLERGPAKNPLFQAFFDSGVEAGYSRTPDVNGFRQEGFGPFDKHVYKGQRLSASRAYLHPAMKRENLTVKTRAFVKSIDFEGTRAKGLTYQRNGKTHQVKAGEVILSGGAINTPQLLQLSGVGDAEHLRSLGIKPVADLPGVGENLQDHLEVYIQHACPLPVSEQPNLNKARMPWIGLQWMLGRTGPAATNHFEGGGFVRSNEDVDYPNLMYHFLPVAVRYDGQKAPTDHGFQVHVGPMYSDARGSLKIRSKDPKEHPSMVYNYLSTEQDKREWVEAIRVTRKIMSQPAMKPYNAGEISPGPTVQTDEEILEWVKEDAETALHPSCTAKMGPASDPMSVVDPQTMKVHGLDNVRVVDASAMPYVTNGNIHAPVLMLAEKAADLILGRKPLEPIDADFYRHGVHPADAGTVSK from the coding sequence ATGACTGAAACCTATGATATTGTAATCGTTGGCGGCGGGAGTGCGGGTTCCGTACTCGGCGATCGTCTAAGTGAAGATGGGAATAAAAGTGTCCTTGTTTTGGAGGCCGGGCGCAGTGATTATTCATGGGACCTATTGATCCAAATGCCGGCAGCTTTGCCGTTTCCAGCAGGCAAAAGCCTTTACGACTGGAAATACGAATCTGACCCTGAGCCCTATATGAATGGCCGACGGATCAAGCATGCCCGAGGGAAGCTACTCGGAGGTTCTAGTTCCATCAACGGTATGATTTATCAACGCGGAAATCCGATGGACTATGAACGCTGGGGAGCCGACGAAGGTATGGGAACGTGGGATTTTGCGCACTGTCTTCCGTATTTCAAACGCTTGGAGAATGCATTAGGATCAAGAGATGATGAGCTTCGTGGTCACGACGGGCCGGTCAAATTGGAACGCGGTCCAGCTAAAAATCCTTTATTCCAAGCCTTCTTTGACTCAGGTGTAGAGGCTGGTTACTCAAGAACCCCTGATGTGAACGGCTTTCGACAGGAGGGATTCGGACCGTTTGATAAGCATGTGTACAAAGGCCAGCGGTTGTCAGCTTCACGTGCCTATCTGCATCCGGCAATGAAGCGTGAGAACTTAACGGTGAAGACTCGTGCTTTCGTTAAGAGTATCGATTTCGAAGGTACTCGAGCCAAAGGATTGACATATCAACGAAACGGGAAGACTCATCAGGTTAAAGCAGGTGAAGTTATCCTCTCAGGCGGTGCTATCAACACGCCCCAGCTCCTTCAACTATCAGGTGTGGGAGATGCCGAACACCTTCGCTCACTTGGCATTAAACCGGTAGCCGACCTTCCAGGTGTAGGAGAAAACCTCCAGGATCACCTTGAAGTCTACATCCAACACGCATGTCCGCTACCTGTTTCCGAACAGCCTAATTTAAATAAAGCGCGTATGCCTTGGATTGGTTTGCAGTGGATGCTCGGACGCACTGGGCCGGCAGCGACCAATCATTTCGAAGGCGGAGGTTTCGTTCGTTCAAACGAGGACGTCGACTACCCGAATTTGATGTATCACTTCCTTCCGGTAGCGGTACGGTACGATGGCCAAAAAGCGCCAACGGATCACGGATTCCAAGTACATGTCGGACCTATGTACTCTGATGCCCGGGGATCATTGAAGATTCGTTCGAAAGATCCTAAAGAGCATCCAAGCATGGTCTACAACTACCTTTCTACTGAACAGGACAAACGCGAGTGGGTGGAAGCGATAAGAGTCACCCGGAAGATTATGTCCCAACCAGCTATGAAACCTTACAATGCAGGGGAAATCTCACCTGGTCCTACTGTTCAAACAGACGAGGAAATTTTGGAATGGGTGAAAGAAGATGCTGAAACGGCACTTCATCCGTCTTGCACCGCAAAAATGGGACCTGCTTCAGACCCCATGTCTGTCGTAGATCCGCAAACCATGAAGGTCCACGGGCTCGACAATGTACGAGTGGTCGATGCATCTGCCATGCCTTACGTTACGAACGGCAATATACATGCACCTGTGTTGATGTTGGCGGAAAAGGCAGCAGATCTCATCCTTGGACGTAAACCGCTGGAGCCCATTGATGCCGATTTCTATCGTCATGGAGTACATCCGGCCGATGCAGGCACAGTATCTAAATAA
- a CDS encoding zinc-binding dehydrogenase — protein sequence MIAKEEQITTLVATKPREAALLDVEAPELGEEEVKIRVEFSAPKHGTEVVDFRGITPFMDEEFSEEWRSFVPREDTSEKGIVFGEFKLGNMVVGEIVETGHKVTDVSVGDRVCTYGPISEYVIVNASNNHRLLKMPEHGKWQNAVCYDPAQFALGAVRDAHIRPGDCVAVSGLGAIGQIAIQLVKKMGASLVIGVDPIEHRREIAREGGADVCLDPTICDAGFEVKKLTDKQGVDAWVETSGISSALQDALKGTGYAGTISYIAFAKPFPEGLNFGREAHFNNANLVFSRVASEPNRDYPRWDRKRIERTCWQLLMNGHLDCEKIIDPVVSFEDSAEAYMKYVDQSPNLSIKLGVKHG from the coding sequence ATGATTGCAAAAGAAGAACAAATCACAACACTTGTCGCTACAAAACCAAGAGAAGCTGCCTTGCTGGACGTTGAGGCACCTGAACTAGGGGAAGAAGAGGTGAAAATAAGGGTTGAATTTTCAGCTCCGAAACACGGCACGGAGGTTGTGGACTTTCGGGGAATTACTCCTTTCATGGATGAAGAGTTTTCAGAGGAGTGGAGAAGCTTTGTTCCAAGGGAAGATACCTCGGAAAAAGGAATTGTGTTCGGTGAGTTCAAGCTAGGAAATATGGTGGTCGGTGAAATCGTAGAAACCGGCCATAAGGTCACGGACGTTTCGGTAGGGGATCGTGTTTGCACGTATGGACCAATATCTGAGTATGTGATTGTGAATGCTAGTAACAACCATAGACTATTAAAAATGCCGGAGCACGGAAAGTGGCAAAATGCAGTTTGTTATGACCCTGCCCAGTTTGCGCTAGGTGCAGTGAGAGATGCGCATATTAGGCCGGGGGACTGTGTCGCTGTTTCTGGCTTAGGAGCGATTGGCCAAATTGCGATTCAATTAGTGAAAAAAATGGGAGCCAGCTTAGTGATAGGTGTGGATCCGATTGAACATCGAAGAGAGATTGCTAGAGAAGGAGGGGCCGATGTGTGCTTGGATCCAACTATCTGCGACGCCGGTTTTGAAGTGAAAAAACTAACGGATAAACAGGGTGTGGATGCCTGGGTCGAGACAAGCGGGATCAGCAGTGCCCTTCAGGATGCTTTAAAAGGAACCGGTTATGCAGGAACGATCTCCTATATCGCATTTGCTAAGCCTTTTCCAGAGGGGCTTAATTTTGGACGGGAAGCCCATTTCAACAATGCCAACCTTGTGTTCTCAAGGGTAGCGAGTGAACCAAATCGTGATTATCCGCGCTGGGATCGGAAGCGGATCGAACGAACATGCTGGCAGTTACTTATGAACGGTCATCTGGACTGTGAAAAAATAATTGATCCGGTTGTAAGCTTTGAAGATAGTGCAGAGGCTTATATGAAATATGTCGATCAATCACCGAATCTTAGTATCAAGCTTGGAGTTAAACACGGATAA
- a CDS encoding carbohydrate ABC transporter permease, with translation MPAVKTRSTKIAGRASFYLGVIVLLCICLFPFFIMLMTAFKGSEEAISRNPTFLPKDWTLQHFIDIFNPAIFPYLHYLQNSFIVSVTASVISVGIAIFGAYALSRLNFRGRLAINASFYTVYMFSGILLVVPLFKVIAGLGLYDTKTSLIIVMIVQTLPTAILMLNSYFETIPKDLEEAAKIDGLNRIKVIFYIIIPLSFTGIVSVFVYCFMVAWNDFLFASIFFSGAENFTLPVGLYALFSTPDYVWGRMMAASIITALPVVIMYAISENLIKGNVTDGGVKG, from the coding sequence ATGCCAGCAGTTAAGACGAGATCGACGAAAATTGCAGGAAGAGCATCCTTCTATTTAGGAGTCATCGTTCTATTATGCATTTGCCTATTTCCTTTCTTTATCATGCTTATGACGGCATTTAAAGGCTCTGAGGAAGCCATTTCAAGGAATCCGACATTTTTACCGAAGGATTGGACGCTCCAGCATTTTATTGACATCTTTAACCCGGCGATCTTTCCATACCTTCATTATTTACAGAACAGTTTTATTGTTTCCGTAACCGCATCTGTCATCTCTGTCGGGATTGCGATATTCGGAGCTTATGCCCTTTCAAGGCTGAACTTCAGAGGGCGCCTGGCGATCAATGCCAGCTTCTACACCGTTTATATGTTTTCAGGAATTCTGTTAGTGGTTCCATTGTTTAAAGTGATTGCCGGCTTGGGTCTATACGATACAAAAACATCACTTATTATCGTGATGATTGTTCAGACTTTGCCGACAGCCATATTGATGCTGAACAGTTATTTTGAAACGATCCCTAAAGATTTGGAGGAAGCGGCCAAAATAGATGGATTAAATCGAATTAAGGTGATTTTCTACATTATTATCCCGCTGTCTTTTACAGGTATTGTTTCCGTGTTTGTTTATTGCTTTATGGTCGCATGGAATGATTTCCTCTTCGCTTCGATTTTCTTCTCAGGCGCAGAGAATTTCACATTACCTGTAGGGTTATATGCTTTATTTAGTACCCCTGATTACGTTTGGGGAAGAATGATGGCCGCGTCGATTATTACCGCATTGCCTGTCGTGATTATGTATGCGATATCAGAGAACTTAATTAAAGGAAATGTAACAGATGGAGGGGTTAAAGGATGA
- a CDS encoding ABC transporter substrate-binding protein translates to MKLKRFGIMAFIVLSATLIGCSSETSQSKGGEVTIEFMHTSVEQERLKVVNGLIEEFEKVNPDINIDPVVVEEGSLSTKIITLAQASELPEVIEVGQQHAKMLDKNALVDTEALKSVISDIGKDEYFDGALKLVRTEDGEGFRGIPMSGWVQGIWYNKEMLASKGFDEPQNWEELLEVAKAFTDKANQKYGIAMPTVEAGMSEQAFSQFALSNKANILNANGEITLNTPEMKEALEYYKKLSQYTMPGSNGVTEVRDAFMNGTAPMAIYSTYILPAVYAQGDPSNLGFAIPKKEQEAVFGTVSSLTIPTGLKEQQKEAAQKFVKFLSKTENATEWILMAPGGAQPVHKSVVASEAYQSNKVINAFGDLSTEIAESFNEIQVFGLVENKNFVKMGQISSSNAIPIMVNRVTVGDASVEEGINAAQEQLEKVLE, encoded by the coding sequence ATGAAACTTAAACGGTTTGGAATAATGGCTTTCATTGTACTCTCTGCAACTTTAATTGGCTGCTCTAGTGAAACCAGCCAATCAAAGGGAGGAGAAGTAACCATTGAATTTATGCATACTTCTGTAGAGCAGGAACGCTTAAAGGTGGTAAATGGATTAATAGAGGAATTTGAAAAGGTCAATCCTGACATCAATATTGATCCAGTTGTCGTCGAGGAAGGCAGTCTATCGACCAAAATCATTACCTTAGCTCAGGCTAGCGAGTTACCAGAGGTTATTGAGGTTGGGCAGCAGCACGCAAAGATGCTGGATAAAAATGCTCTTGTCGATACGGAAGCTTTGAAAAGCGTCATTAGTGACATTGGTAAAGACGAGTACTTTGACGGAGCATTGAAACTCGTACGTACAGAGGATGGGGAAGGTTTTAGAGGCATCCCGATGAGTGGGTGGGTACAAGGCATCTGGTATAACAAAGAAATGCTCGCTTCCAAAGGTTTTGATGAACCACAGAACTGGGAGGAGCTGCTAGAGGTTGCGAAAGCATTTACGGATAAGGCCAATCAAAAGTATGGGATTGCCATGCCAACTGTAGAGGCTGGAATGTCAGAGCAAGCCTTCTCACAGTTCGCCCTATCCAATAAGGCCAACATCTTAAATGCTAATGGTGAAATCACTCTGAACACTCCCGAAATGAAAGAAGCCTTGGAGTATTATAAGAAATTGTCGCAATATACGATGCCAGGCTCAAATGGTGTAACCGAGGTAAGAGATGCGTTTATGAATGGTACTGCTCCAATGGCCATCTATTCTACATACATTTTACCCGCTGTTTACGCTCAAGGGGATCCTAGTAATCTAGGATTTGCCATACCGAAAAAAGAACAAGAGGCTGTATTTGGAACAGTTAGTTCTTTAACGATTCCAACTGGGCTAAAAGAACAACAGAAAGAAGCGGCACAAAAGTTTGTGAAATTCCTTTCCAAAACCGAAAATGCGACCGAGTGGATTCTAATGGCTCCAGGCGGGGCTCAGCCAGTCCACAAAAGTGTAGTGGCAAGTGAAGCCTATCAATCTAATAAAGTCATTAATGCCTTTGGTGATTTATCTACTGAGATTGCCGAATCCTTTAATGAAATTCAAGTATTCGGTTTAGTAGAAAATAAAAACTTCGTGAAGATGGGTCAAATTTCAAGTTCAAATGCGATTCCGATCATGGTGAACCGAGTAACCGTTGGTGATGCTAGTGTTGAAGAAGGGATAAATGCAGCCCAAGAACAGTTGGAGAAAGTTCTTGAATAA
- a CDS encoding sugar phosphate isomerase/epimerase family protein: protein MKLATQNQSFFPEGISEKFQYIKELGFDAFEIDGKLLVDHKEEIKSAIDETDVVVNAACGGYDGWIGDFSEEKRQNGLKEITEILKALQYVGGKGIVVPAAWGMFTYRLPPMESPRSQEEDWKAVSDSLLHLEKAAEETDTVIFLEPLNRYQDHMINTIADARTYIEENGLQHTKIIGDFYHMNIEEDSLVGSLHANRDLIKHIHIADNHRYQPGTGSIDFEECFAQLRQDNYAGYVTIEGRIRGEHQEEAYKKSIAYLKSLLNS, encoded by the coding sequence ATGAAACTCGCAACGCAAAATCAGAGCTTTTTTCCTGAAGGGATCAGTGAGAAATTTCAGTACATTAAAGAGCTTGGCTTTGACGCGTTTGAGATAGACGGAAAGCTATTAGTGGATCATAAAGAGGAAATTAAAAGCGCCATCGATGAAACAGACGTTGTCGTCAATGCAGCTTGCGGGGGATATGACGGCTGGATAGGTGATTTCTCTGAAGAGAAACGTCAAAATGGGTTAAAGGAAATCACGGAAATCTTAAAAGCTCTTCAATATGTAGGAGGAAAAGGAATCGTCGTTCCGGCAGCCTGGGGAATGTTTACGTATCGCTTACCTCCAATGGAATCACCACGAAGCCAGGAAGAGGACTGGAAAGCTGTTAGTGATTCCCTGCTTCATTTAGAAAAAGCAGCAGAGGAAACAGACACGGTCATTTTCCTGGAACCGTTAAACCGTTATCAAGATCATATGATTAATACGATTGCCGATGCTAGAACATATATTGAAGAGAATGGATTACAGCATACAAAAATCATTGGTGACTTTTATCATATGAACATTGAAGAGGACAGTCTCGTCGGATCATTACACGCCAATCGGGACTTAATCAAACATATTCATATCGCGGATAATCACCGCTACCAGCCAGGTACTGGCTCGATTGATTTCGAGGAATGTTTTGCACAGCTTCGTCAAGACAACTATGCAGGCTATGTAACGATCGAGGGCCGGATCAGGGGCGAGCATCAGGAAGAAGCGTACAAGAAATCGATCGCTTATCTAAAGTCACTACTGAATAGCTGA